The genomic stretch CCGTGAACATGATCCTGCTTCCGCGGCCTTTGCGGCCGGGTTGGGCTGTGCGGATTGGAATGGTCGTATCAGCCATCTTCTTCCTGGCGATGGCGACGGTGACCACTTTGCACAGCCTGCGAGGACCCGGCTGATCGGCCTTTGGTCGGGTCATGCCGAGTAGCGGCCAGGGCCGGCAACCCTGAGCCTAGCGGACGAGAACGAAGCATTGGCCGACCTGTATTACAAGTCGTTTTCGTACCGCGTCTTATCGGCGAGGGTCGACGAGTACTTGGCGATCCGCCATCAGGCCGACCAGCTCTACCGTCGGTATTTCGATCGGTTGCCGACTTACCTGCAATCGACTGCCGACCCTTACCAATGGCTCGAGCTGTACGCGTACGAAGACCCCGGCACCTACCGGATGTGCGTCGAGCGGTTGCAGGCCGATCCGGAGATGGATCGGCTTTGGCGGCGGTTCCGCACGGTGCTGGATCCGACTTATCCCGCCAAGTTTGAAGAGTTTCGTGTAGCGGCCGGCGCCGAACAAACGCAATCGCTCTACGCCCCTTCGTTTGCTGCCGGGCCGGTCGCCGCGCCAGTAGTCGAACCCGTCCGTCCCGAGCCCAGTGGGCCCGCCGCGCCGATCATCATGAGCGCCGCCGTACCCGCGGCGGAAACCGTGGTCGAGCCGCCCGTCGCGGCGCCGATCGCTTTGCCGCCCGCAGCTCCGGAAGCACAACCGCCACAGGCGGACGCGACCAGTTCCGTTGCCGAAGAATCACTCGATGCGTTCAGCGGCGAGAGCGCCGAAATCGAACTGCCCGAGGCCGCCACGGTGGTTGAGTATGGCGAAAGCAGTCTCACGATTGCCGATGTGCCGCCCGACGAACCCACGGTTGCAGAAGCCGCTCCGGCGGAACCTGAATTCGGCTTCGCCGACGAGCCCGCGGCATCATTCGAGCAGCCCGCGCTGGCGGATGAACCGGCGAGTTCGGAGACCTTCGATCTCGACTTCGAAACCGGCGGTACAACGGTCGCCGGCGCGCCCGAGCCCGTCGCCTCAGTCGCCGGCATCGTGCCCGAAGACGACATCGCGGCGGAAAGTGGCGACCTGCCGGAGGACAACGATTTCGGCTCAGGCGACATGCTTGAACTGCCGCCTCTGGATGCTGCCGCGGCCGAGGACGACTTCTCGTTGCCCGAACTGGCTGAGTTCGAAGCCGCGGAGGTCGACGGGCTGGGTGGCCAAACGCCGCAGCCCGAACTCAATGCGATCGACGATTTAAACGCCGTCGATTCGATCGAAGGCAACGACTCGCTATCCAAGGTTCGCCTCTCGACGCCGACGGAGAATATTTCGTCGGAGCCGACCTTGCTGATGCCCGAGCCGCCGCCGGCGCTGCTGCCGTTTCCCCAATCGCTGACGCCGCCGCAGCCGGTCCGCGACGAGGTCTTGCCGCCACCGGTCGAACCGCCCGCCGCGACGACTCCTCCGACCCGCGGTCGTAGCGGCGTGGAGACGCTATACATCCCGACGCAGATTGATTTGCCGCCGTTGGGTGCGTCGCCGTGGGGCCCCAGCGCGAAACAGCACCCCGAGGAACCACGGCCGCCGGTCGTGCCGCCCAAGCTGCCGGCAGCCGGCGCCGAAGGTGTCGGCGGTTTTGAGCCGGTCGAGTGGGACGAAATCTCGTTGGATAGCTTCGGCGGCAGCTTGCCGTCGAATGGTGCCACGCCGGCCAACGGTCGAGCGCACGATGCGCATGCAACCAACGGTGCAGCGGCAGATCATGAGCGAGCTGCCGAACTCGAGCCGATGTCGCTCGATCCGGCCGACGCCGAATTCGAGCTGCCCGACTTCGATCTGCCCAGCGACGACTCGCGCGGCTAGTTGCCCCTTGGAACAGCGCCTGCACCGCGCGGGTCGGGCACGCCTGTCTCGAAGGCCCCTGCCGGTCCTGCTAGGGGAAGAAGGGCGGGATGTCTGCCGTGCGACGTCCTTCGATCATGTCACGCACGTAATCGGCGACGCGCGCCACGATCAATTCGAACAGGACTTGACCCGCCGCCGCGGTTGCCAAGGCGGGGCTGGGGTCGGCTTGATCCGTCCAGATGGCCTTCCGCACGTTCTCCGGAAACTCGGCCAAAGCGACCGATGTCTCGAATTCCTGCGCGTGGCCAGGCAGAATGCCGGTCTGCAAATGCAACCGTGCCTCGTCGTCGCTGATGGTTTCCCAATAAGGGAGAAAGTGCAGATTGATGCCGGCCAGTTGCTGCAACTGGCTCCAGCAGCCGCGCACCGGGGCGTTGTTCCCACCATGGCCGTTGAGCACCAGGATGTGCTCGAACCCGGCACGGTGCATGCTGTCGATCATGTCGGTCAGCACGGCGAGAAACGTGCCGGGACGCAGGCTGAGCGTGCCAGGATGCCGCATGTGATGCTCGCTGATCCCGGCCATTAATCCGCCGGCCACCAAGGTCGAGGGTGCGAGCCGCCGGGCAGCGGCCGCGGCCACGTGTGTAACGCTGCGCCAGTCGTGCTCCATGGCCAGATGTTCGAGATGCTGCTCGATCGCCCCGGTGGGAATGATGCAAGCGCGCAGCTCGCCGCGCTGCATCCGTTCGCGAAATTCGCGGCGCGTCAGTTTGCCGAGGACCACTTCCGGGAGCGCAGCGCTCATATCAATTCGCCTTCCTCACGCAGCATCTTCAAGGTCGCGGCGAACGCGCC from Pirellulales bacterium encodes the following:
- a CDS encoding creatininase family protein, with the protein product MSAALPEVVLGKLTRREFRERMQRGELRACIIPTGAIEQHLEHLAMEHDWRSVTHVAAAAARRLAPSTLVAGGLMAGISEHHMRHPGTLSLRPGTFLAVLTDMIDSMHRAGFEHILVLNGHGGNNAPVRGCWSQLQQLAGINLHFLPYWETISDDEARLHLQTGILPGHAQEFETSVALAEFPENVRKAIWTDQADPSPALATAAAGQVLFELIVARVADYVRDMIEGRRTADIPPFFP